A genomic region of Ochotona princeps isolate mOchPri1 chromosome 17, mOchPri1.hap1, whole genome shotgun sequence contains the following coding sequences:
- the PIRT gene encoding phosphoinositide-interacting protein: MTMESLPKVLEVDEKSPESKDLLPSQTASSLCISSRSESVWTTTPKSNWEIYRKPIITMSVGSAILLFGVAITCLAYILELENKIFAILKMIGPAFLSLGLMMLVCGLVWVPIIKKKQKQRQKSSFFQSLKFFVMNCC, translated from the coding sequence ATGACCATGGAGAGTCTACCCAAAGTCCTGGAGGTTGATGAGAAGTCCCCAGAATCTAAGGACTTGCTGCCCAGCCAGACTGCCAGCTCACTGTGCATCAGCTCCAGGAGTGAGTCAGTCTGGACCACCACACCCAAGAGCAACTGGGAGATCTACCGTAAGCCCATCATCACCATGTCAGTGGGCAGCGCCATCCTGCTCTTCGGTGTGGCCATCACCTGCCTGGCCTACATCTTGGAACTGGAGAATAAGATCTTCGCGATCCTCAAGATGATAGGGCCAGCCTTCCTGTCCCTGGGACTCATGATGCTGGTGTGCGGCCTGGTGTGGGTGCCCATCatcaagaagaaacagaagcagaggcagaagtcGAGTTTCTTCCAGAGTCTCAAGTTCTTCGTCATGAATTGCTGCTGA